GAGCAGCCGCTCGCCACCGATGCGCAGTTCCGGCCCCGGCGGGCCCTCGCTCACGCGCCGCACGCGATACAGCTGGTGCGCCTTGCGCTGCTCGAGGTCGTGGCGGAGGTCTTTCATGCGGCACTGCTTGAGAGGGAGGATCCTTCGACGCGCAGGCGCGCGCCGAAAACCCCAAGACGCTTCATGACCACGGAATCCATGCAAGATTTCAAGGCGAACAGCGGCCCTGGGAGCGCACGGCATGACACGGGAAAAGACGCATCGTACGAAGCCTGGAGACCGGGCCGCAGCGTAATGACCCGGGATAGACGCAGTGAATTATTTCCGGGTGGTGCCGTGGCTTCCGTGGCCGGCCTTTCCTCAACGCATTTCCGTGGCGACAAAGGCCTTCGCGTTGCAACGTGGCTGCATTCAAATCGGCCGCAGCCCCAGGCGCGCGAACAGCCCCTGATCGTGGTCGTGCCCCGGGTTTTCGGTGGTCAGCAGGCGCTCACCGTAGAAGATCGAATTGGCCCCGGCCAGAAAACACAGCGCCTGCAGCTCGTCGCTCATGTCGGTACGGCCGGCGGACAGGCGCACATAGGAGCGCGGCATGAGCAGGCGCGCCACGGCGATGGTGCGTACGAACTCGAAGGGATCGGGGGGCGCCACGTCCGCGAGCGGGGTGCCCTCCACCCGCACCAGCAGATTGATCGGTACGCTCTCGGGGTGGCGCGGCAGGTTGGCGAGCTGCTGCAACAGGCCGGCACGGTCCTCGCGACCCTCGCCCATGCCCACGATGCCACCGGCACACACATTGATACCCGCGTCACGCACGTGCGCGAGGGTATCGAGCCGATCCTGATAGGTGCGTGTACCGATGATCTCGCCGTAAAACTCCGGCGAGGTGTCGAGGTTGTGATTGTAGTAGTCGAGCCCGGCGGCCTTGAGCCGCTGCGTCTGGGATGCGGTCAGCATGCCGAGTGTCACGCAGGTCTCCAGGCCGAGGGCCTTGACACCGCGGACCATGGCCTCGACCTGCTCGAGATCCCGGTCGCGTGGGCTGCGCCAGGCGGCGCCCATGCAGAAACGGCTGGCACCACGCTCCTGGGCGGCGCGCGCCTCGTCCAGCACATCCGTCAGTGGCAGCAACCGTTCGATGTCCAGCTCGGTCTTGTAGTGCGCGCTCTGCGGACAATAGGCGCAGTCCTCGGGGCAGGCGCCCGTCTTGATCGAGAGCAGCGTGCTGATCTGTACGGCGTTGGGATCGAAATGCGCACGGTGGGTCTGCTGCGCAGCGAACATGAGGTCGGTGAACGGCTGGGCGAACAGCGCCAGGATCTCCACCCGCGACCAGTCATGGCGCAGTACGTTGGGGTCATGCGCGGGGCCCAAAGAAGCGGCGGCCGGATGCATCAAAGAGCCTCCTCGTCCACGTAGGTGTCCTGCCAGGCGTGCGCACGGATGCGGCGCAGATCCCACAGCGACCAGGGGATCAGCACCAGCGCGACCAGCCCGCCCGTGAGGATCCACAGATGCCAGTTGGTGCCGTAGAACGTGCCGACCGGGATGACCACGCCGAACATGCCATAGAAGCGGTAGGCTGCGCGCTGGGTGTAGTGCCCGACATCGGCATTCGGATGGTGTCGCGCCATGGCGTAGATGATCATGGAGGCGCCGAACCACAGGATCGGCGGGACCATCATCAGGACGAACAACAGCACGGTCGCCACACCGGTCGGTTTGGTGATGAGGATGTAGGGCGCGAGCAGGGCGCCCGGAACCATGGCGGCGATATTGCCGTAATTGAACAGGGCGGCGGTGCGGCAGGCGCTGCGCGCACTGATCTGCTGCGGCCCGGACTGCATCGCGACGTGATCGGTCATGTTGAAGGACCTGCTAGACTGTGCGGGGTCGAGGCCAGGGACTATGGCGCGACCCCGTACAGCTGTCAACCGAAAGGGATGTCCATGGTTTACCACTGGTTAAACAGGCTCCAGCAGCGCCTGTGGCCGAGCCCCTGCAGCCTCTGTCTGGCGCCCGATCCGAGCGGTCGCGGGCTGTGCCCGGGCTGCCTCGCCGACCTGCCCCGGCTCGACCCCTGCTGCCCGCATTGTGCCCTGCCGCTGGCGACAGCCGGCCAGGTCTGCGGCCACTGTCAGCGCCGCCCGCCACGCTTCGACGCCGCCGTTGCCCTGTTCCGCTACGCGCCACCGGTCGACGTCCTGATCCAGGGGCTCAAGTTCGGTCAGGCCCTGCACTTCGCCCCGCTGTTCGCCGAACTGCTGGCCGCGCGGCTTGCCGGCCAGCGGCCACCGGACTGCATCCTGCCGGTGCCGCTGCATCCCCGCCGGCAGCGGGAACGCGGCTTCAATCAGGCGGTCGAGATCGCCCGGCCGCTGGCCCGGCGACTCGGCAGTCGCCTGGAGCTCGAAAGCTGCGTGCGCCGCCGCGCGACCGCGCCCCAGACCGGCCTCAGTGCCGCCGCGCGGCGGCGCAACCTGCGTGACGCCTTCGTGTTGGCGCGTCCGCTCGCCGGGCGCTCGGTGGCCATCCTGGACGACGTCATGACCACCGGCGGCACGCTCGATGCGATCGCCGACGTGCTGCGCCGCGGCGGCGTCGAGCACATCGAGGCCTGGGTGTGCGCCCGCACCGTCCCGCACGCCTGAGGGCACCGCGGAGCGCTCGGCCACGCCTCACGCCTCACGCCTCCCGCCTCACGCCTCAGCGCACCACCGCCAGATAGTGCAGAAAGATGCCCGCGAACACCGCGGCACCGAACCAGTTGTTGTTGAGGAAGGCCTGGAAGCAACCGGCCCTGTCGCGGTGCCGGGCGAGATACTGCTGGTACAGCGACAGCCCCGCGGCCACCAGCAGGCCGAGGTAGTAGTAGAGCCCAAGGTCCGCCATCACCCCCACCAGCAGCAGACCGCCCAGGGTCAGCGCCTGCAGCGCGGCAATGATCGGCAGGTCCGAATAACCGAACAGAATGGCCGTGGACTTCACGCCGATGCGCAGATCATCGTCGCGATCGACCATGGCGTAGAAGGTGTCATAGACCGTCGCCCAGAGGATATTCACCGTGAACAGCAGCCAGGCGATCTTGGGCAGCCCACCGGTCTGCGCGGCGAAGGCCATCGGGATGGCCCAGCCGAAGGCCGCGCCCAGCAGCACCTGCGGCAGGTGGGTGTACCGCTTGCTGAAGGGATAGATCGCCGCCAGCAGCAGGCCGCCGAAGGCGAGATAGATCGTGAGCGTGTTCAGCGTCAGCACCAGCGCGAAGGCCAGCACACAGAGCCCCGTGAACAGCAGCAGCGCCTCACGTGGGCGCACCCGTCCCACCGCCAGCGGCCGGTCGCGGGTGCGCTCGACATGCGGGTCGAAGCGCCGGTCGGCGTAGTCGTTGATGACGCAGCCCGCCGAGCGCATCAGCACCACACCGGCCGTGAATACGAGCAGTACATGCAGGTCGGGCCAGCCGCCCGCCGCGATCCACAGGGCCCACAGCGTCGGCCACCACAGCAGCAGAATGCCGATGGGCCGGTGCAGCCGGGTCAGCAGGAAATACTGATGCAGGCGTTCCTTGAGCGTCATGTCGCGGGTCTATCGAGCGCTGCGGCAGTCATGCCTTCATCTTCGATCGGCATGTCAGCGGCTTCAACCTGAAAAATGCATTGGCCACGGAAACACACGGAACACCACGGACAACCTCCTCGTGTGGCCACGAAATCTACAAAATCCGCAAAAAACTCTCTGTGACGTACCCAGCGTTCAACACCGCCATTCCCGTGCAAACGGGGCCTCGTGCCACCGGCCGTCGGGATACCCACCGCAACCAGGGACAGGGCGGTGGTGGCCCCGGAAAATTTTCGTAGGCTGCATGGCTAAAAAGCCTTGGCCCGTGTGGTTCCGTGTGGTTCCGTGGCCAATATAGGTTTTGGGTTCAATCGGACGTCCCCGTGCGTCCCGGCCGACCGCAGTCGGCGATGCCGGGCAGGAAGAATTCGCTGACCAGCAGCGGCTTGCCGTCGAGCCAGAAGACCGAGCGCCGCCCCCAGATCTCTGCCGGCGTATGGCGCAACCCCTGTACCGCGGCGGCGAACAGGCGCTCGCCCGGCAGGACGCGGGTCACCTCGACGGGTCCACGCCGCAGATGTGGATCGGCGAACAACACTGCCCCCAACGGTCGGTTACCGAGCCGGGCGAGGCGCTGCCCGCGGCCGCGCAAGGTGGTCAGCGGCAGGACGGTACGCGCGAACACCCAGGGATGCCCGGCGCACAGCAGATGCACCTCGCGGATCAGGGCGCGACGCGGCGGCCGCAGCCGCAGCGCCCGCCATTCGTCCAGCCGCGGCCGGTCCCAGCCCTGCCGCTCCACCCGCACCTCGAAGCGCCCGGGGCAGGCGCACTGTACCCGCCGGGTCAGCGAACCGGGATCGAACAGCCAGTGGCGCAGGGTGTCGCCGGGCTGCTGACGCGGTAGCTGATCTGGGGCCCGCCAGCGCTGGCGGTTGCGGGGGACGTGAGTCAAACGGCGGCCTTCCCTTCGGGACGCGGCATTATCGCACAAACGGCGCTGCCGGCAGGGCCGCGCTGCGGGGTGTGTCCC
The Gammaproteobacteria bacterium DNA segment above includes these coding regions:
- the bioB gene encoding biotin synthase BioB, which encodes MHPAAASLGPAHDPNVLRHDWSRVEILALFAQPFTDLMFAAQQTHRAHFDPNAVQISTLLSIKTGACPEDCAYCPQSAHYKTELDIERLLPLTDVLDEARAAQERGASRFCMGAAWRSPRDRDLEQVEAMVRGVKALGLETCVTLGMLTASQTQRLKAAGLDYYNHNLDTSPEFYGEIIGTRTYQDRLDTLAHVRDAGINVCAGGIVGMGEGREDRAGLLQQLANLPRHPESVPINLLVRVEGTPLADVAPPDPFEFVRTIAVARLLMPRSYVRLSAGRTDMSDELQALCFLAGANSIFYGERLLTTENPGHDHDQGLFARLGLRPI
- a CDS encoding ComF family protein, which encodes MVYHWLNRLQQRLWPSPCSLCLAPDPSGRGLCPGCLADLPRLDPCCPHCALPLATAGQVCGHCQRRPPRFDAAVALFRYAPPVDVLIQGLKFGQALHFAPLFAELLAARLAGQRPPDCILPVPLHPRRQRERGFNQAVEIARPLARRLGSRLELESCVRRRATAPQTGLSAAARRRNLRDAFVLARPLAGRSVAILDDVMTTGGTLDAIADVLRRGGVEHIEAWVCARTVPHA
- the ubiA gene encoding 4-hydroxybenzoate octaprenyltransferase, translating into MTLKERLHQYFLLTRLHRPIGILLLWWPTLWALWIAAGGWPDLHVLLVFTAGVVLMRSAGCVINDYADRRFDPHVERTRDRPLAVGRVRPREALLLFTGLCVLAFALVLTLNTLTIYLAFGGLLLAAIYPFSKRYTHLPQVLLGAAFGWAIPMAFAAQTGGLPKIAWLLFTVNILWATVYDTFYAMVDRDDDLRIGVKSTAILFGYSDLPIIAALQALTLGGLLLVGVMADLGLYYYLGLLVAAGLSLYQQYLARHRDRAGCFQAFLNNNWFGAAVFAGIFLHYLAVVR
- a CDS encoding chorismate lyase; the protein is MTHVPRNRQRWRAPDQLPRQQPGDTLRHWLFDPGSLTRRVQCACPGRFEVRVERQGWDRPRLDEWRALRLRPPRRALIREVHLLCAGHPWVFARTVLPLTTLRGRGQRLARLGNRPLGAVLFADPHLRRGPVEVTRVLPGERLFAAAVQGLRHTPAEIWGRRSVFWLDGKPLLVSEFFLPGIADCGRPGRTGTSD